Part of the Desulfolutivibrio sulfoxidireducens genome is shown below.
GCGGCTGGCCCGGGCAAAGGCCGTTTCGAAGTCCGCCAGGGGGTATTCGGCCTCGATGAGCGGGGCCACGTCCACCAGACGTGATTCCAGAAAATGCAGGGCCAGGGACAAATCCCCGCACCGCGATCCCATCACCGTGATCTCGTCCACCACCAGTCTGGCCAGGTCGAGCGGCGCGGTGGCGGCCACCGTGGTCTTGGCCACGATGGTCCCCTCTGGCCGCACCATATCCATGGCCCGGGCCAGCCCGTCCGCCCGCCCCGTGGCCTCCACCACCACGTCGAAGCGTTCGTCCCGCCCCTTGAGTTCGGACGCCAGGCGCACGGTCACCCCCTGGCGGGCCGCGACCTCGAGCTTGTGCGCATGTCTGCCGATGAGCACGATGCCCGGACAGAAGTGGCGCAGCCCGCAGGCCGCCAGGATGCCCAGCTTGCCGTCGCCAAGCACCGCCACCCTGGTCCTGGCCGTCAGGTGCGCCTGCTGGGACACCTCCAGGGCCGCGGCCAGGGGTTCGGCAAAGACCGCCTCCCGTTCGGGAAGCCCGTCCGGAACGGACAGCAGGTTCTTGACCGGGGCCACCATCCACTCGGCAAAGGCCCCGTCCCAGCCGTGAATGCCCAGGGTGGTGCGGTCCCCGCAGTGCCGGGGGTCGCCGGAAAGGCACCGGGCGCACCTGCCGCAGCCCCAATTGATGTCTGCCACCACCCGCCGGCCGAGCCACTCCGGGGCGTCCGGCGCGGCCTCGACCACACCCACGAACTCGTGCCCGGGCACGCCGGAAAAATCCATGTACCCCTTGGCCAGTTCCAAATCCGTGTTGCAGATGCCGGCCACAAGGACCCGGATGAGCGCCTCGCCGGCCTTGGGCTCGGGGCGTTCCCGCAAAGACAGCGTCATGCCGTTGTTGGACAGATAGACCGCGCGCACACAGCACCTCCTGGTGACGGGATCGCGCCGGGATTGCTTTTCCGGCGTCGAGACAATACCTTGATAAGGGAAAATCGCGGTCCGGGAAAGCGGCCCGCCGGGCGATCCTGACGGATGCGCCGTTTCGCTCATCCGCGATCCCGTGATCCGAAGCTTCTGGAGGTCCGCGTGTCCACCGTCAAGGAACTCATCGAGCGCTACCAGCCCCGGGCCTCGCTGCAAAGCTTTGGCGAGGTCTATACCGACACCACCGAGTTCATGAACATCGGCCATGGCGATGTCGTGCGTCTCGGGGAGCGTCACTATCTGGTCCTTCGCGACGAGGCCGAACGCCGTTTCGGCATGGAGGACCCCAAATTCTGGGTCAAGCGCTGCACGGAACTGGAATCCGGGGAAAAGCGCATCCTGAAGCTGGTGTTTCACGAGCGCTTCGACATGAAGATTGGGGAGCTGACGGTGCCGTGCTACCGCAGTCCGGAAAAGGAGGCCCGCATCCTCGATCTGACCCGGGGCGATCCCCGGTTCATGCAGGGCTTTTCCCTTCTCGACGCCGCCGGGAACAACGTGCGGATCATCGAGGTGGTTTTCGGCAAACGTCTGGATCTGGCCGTGGACGCCATTGCCTGTGATCATGAGACCTATTTCCGGGAGCATTTCCCTGGCATTTTGGCCAATTTCATCGAGGCCTGCGAGGCCATCGCCTTTTTGCATGCCCATGGGGAGCGCCACGGCGACATCCGCCGTGACCACCTTTTCCGGCATTTCGACACCGGCCGCTACGTCTGGATTGATTTCGACTACACCTTCGACGGGTCGGCCAACCCCTTTGGCGTGGACGTCTTCGGCCTGGGCAACATCCTGCTCTTTCTGGCCGGCAAGGGCATCCACACCGCCCAGAGCCTGGCCGAGACCCGGGAAGGGCGGGATATCCTGGCCCGGATCACGCCGGATGACTATTCCGTCATGTACCGCTACCGGATCATGAACCTGGAAAAGATTTTTCCCCACATTCCCACGGACCTGTGCCGCGTGTTGCGGCATTACGCCGTGGGCAGCGAGGTGTACTACGAATCCGCCAGGGAACTCCTGGACGACCTGCGCCCATGTCTGGACCGGCTGGGGCGGGGGCGTTGAAATTCGGCTGGCGCGCCTCGAAAAACGAGGAACTCTGGTTATGATCCGCCGGGTGTTTTTCCCGATGAGAATGGCGGACGCAACAAAGCCGTATGACCGGGAGGCGTCATGAACGCAAAAAGCATTCTCCTTGCCGTGGACGGTTCGCGCAATTCCCTGCGCGCGGCGGCCTACGTGGGCGAAATCGCGGCCGGCGCGGCCGGATATCGCATCGAGCTTGTGGCCGTCCTGGCTCCGCCGGACCGGGACATCTATCCCGAGGCGGCCGCATTCCAGGCGGAACGGGACCGGCGCGGCCGGGAGGCCGGGGAGGCCCTGGAAAAGGCCCGGGAAATCCTGGTCTCGGCCGGGGTCGATCCCGCGGTGGTGTGGACCCGGATGACCTCCTGCCTGGATATGGACCTGGCCGGGACCATCCTCACGGTACGCCGGGAGGCCGGTCTGGGCACGGTGGTCGTGGGCCGGCGCGGGTTGTCCAAGGCCGAGGAGTTTTTATTGGGCAGCGTGTCCTCCCGCGTGGCCCGGCACGCTAAGGATTTCACCGTATGGGTGGTGGGGTGAGGCCCGGGGGCATCCCCGCGAGCGTTCCGAAAGATGTCCCGGGCGAGGCGGGCGCACCCCATGGCGAATCTGGGGCAGGGCCCGCCGGGGTGCTTTCGGCCTCGGCCACGCGGGCCGGGCGGCTCGACGCCTTCTGGCGGGAACGCCTCGGCGGAGACGGCCCCACCCGGGCCAGGATCCAGGACTGGATCAGGCGCGGCCGGGCCACGGTCGACGGCGCGACGTGCGTCAGGCCCGGACAGCGCCTGCGTGGGGGCGAACGCCTGACCCTGCGGCCCGAGGCGCCCCGGACGGAGTTGGCCCCCGAGGCCGACGACGTGGCCGTGGTGTATGCCGACGCCCATCTGGTGGTCCTGTCGAAACCGGCCGGGCTCACGGTGCATCCCGCGCCGGGCCGGCCCGAGGGAACCCTGGTCCACCGCCTGGCCCACCATTTCCCGGATCTGGCCGGGCAGGGGGGGCTTCGGCCGGGCATCGTGCACCGCCTGGACAAGGACACCTCCGGGCTGTTGGTGGCCGCCCGCACCGAGGCCGCCCGGCTGGCCCTTTGCGCCAGCTTCGCCGGCCGACTGGTCGCAAAGACCTATCTGGCCCTGGTCCACGGCCAGCCCGAACCGGCCAGCGGGCGCATCGATCTGCCCATCGGCCGCGATCCGGCGGCCAGGACCAGGATGGCCGTGGTCGCCAAGGGCGGCCGGGAGGCCAAAAGCCGCTACCGCACGGTCTGGTCCGCTCCGGAAGGGGGGGCCGCGCTTGTCGAGGTGGATATCCTGACCGGGCGTACCCATCAGATCCGGGTGCATCTGGCCGCGATCGGCCATCCGCTGCTCGGCGACGCGGTCTACGGCCCTGGCCGGGCCGCCGCCTTTCGCCGCGAGGCCGGCGCGGCCGGGCGTCTGTGTCGCCGCCAGATGCTGCACGCCTGGAGGCTTTCCTTTCCGCATCCGGAAACCGGGGAGACCCTGTCCTTCGAGCGGCCGCCGCCGGCGGATTTCTGGCGCATGCCCCTGCTTTTGTCCCGGCGCGCCCAGCGGGTGGCCGTGGTGGGGCCGCCGGGAAGCGGCAAATCCACGCTGCTGGGGCTTTTCGCCGCCCAGGGGTGGCCGGTCTTTTCCGCCGACGCCGCCGTGGCCGCGCTCTATGCCCCGGGCCGCGACGGCTGGACCGTGGTCACCAGGCGGTACGGGGACCGCTTCCTGGTCCCTGGCGGCCGGGAGATCGACAAGGCGGCGCTGCTTTCGGCCATGACCGCGTCCGAGGCCTTTCGCCGGGAACTCATGGATATGATCCATCCCCTGGCGCGTCAGGCCCTGTCCGATTTTATTCGGGAAAACGCCCGAGCCCGGGTGGTCTTTGCCGAGATTCCCCTTCTTTTCGAGACCGGCTGGCACCGGGCCGGGCTTTTTGACGCCATCCTGGGCCTGGCCCGGGATGCGCGCACAAGGCGCGAGGCCCTGGCCGCCCGGCCGGGCTGGTCCCTGGAGACGGCGGCCCGGGTGGAGGCCGGGCAATGGCCCGAGGACAAGAAGCTCGGCCTGTGCACCCTGGTGGTCGAGAACCAGGGGGATGAGAGCGCCCTGGCGGCCAGGGCCGGCGAGGTCCTCTCGCGGCTTCGGAACATGCGCCGGGACGCGGCCTGGAGTCTGGCGGCTTTGCTGGCCCGGTCGGGCTACGCCCCGGCCCGGCTTCTGCGCGACGGCGGGGCAGGCCCGGGGGGGGAGGGCCGGTGATCCCGCTTCGCGACAACATCCCCAGGGAGCGCGCCCCCCTGGTCACCTGGACCATCATCGCCCTGAACACGCTTCTTTTTTTCTACGAGCTGTCGTTGCCGGAGCGGATGCTGGAGGTGTTTCTGCACCTGTATGGGGTGGTCCCGGCCCGGTTCACCAACCCGACCTTCGCGGCCCACGCGGGCTATCCTGATGGCGGATTCGAGAGCCTTTTCACGTACATGTTTCTGCACGGGGGGTGGCTGCACTTTCTGCTCAACATGTGGGTGTTCTGGGTCTTCGCGGACAATGTCGAGGACGTGCTCGGGCACGCGGGTTTCGTGGTGTTTTACGTGGTCTGCGGGCTGGCCGCGCTTTTTACCCACATGCTGTTTCACGCCTCATCCACGATTCCGGTCATCGGGGCCTCGGGGGCCG
Proteins encoded:
- a CDS encoding MDR/zinc-dependent alcohol dehydrogenase-like family protein codes for the protein MRAVYLSNNGMTLSLRERPEPKAGEALIRVLVAGICNTDLELAKGYMDFSGVPGHEFVGVVEAAPDAPEWLGRRVVADINWGCGRCARCLSGDPRHCGDRTTLGIHGWDGAFAEWMVAPVKNLLSVPDGLPEREAVFAEPLAAALEVSQQAHLTARTRVAVLGDGKLGILAACGLRHFCPGIVLIGRHAHKLEVAARQGVTVRLASELKGRDERFDVVVEATGRADGLARAMDMVRPEGTIVAKTTVAATAPLDLARLVVDEITVMGSRCGDLSLALHFLESRLVDVAPLIEAEYPLADFETAFARASRPGARKVLVRIDDEKR
- a CDS encoding serine/threonine protein kinase, whose product is MSTVKELIERYQPRASLQSFGEVYTDTTEFMNIGHGDVVRLGERHYLVLRDEAERRFGMEDPKFWVKRCTELESGEKRILKLVFHERFDMKIGELTVPCYRSPEKEARILDLTRGDPRFMQGFSLLDAAGNNVRIIEVVFGKRLDLAVDAIACDHETYFREHFPGILANFIEACEAIAFLHAHGERHGDIRRDHLFRHFDTGRYVWIDFDYTFDGSANPFGVDVFGLGNILLFLAGKGIHTAQSLAETREGRDILARITPDDYSVMYRYRIMNLEKIFPHIPTDLCRVLRHYAVGSEVYYESARELLDDLRPCLDRLGRGR
- a CDS encoding universal stress protein — protein: MNAKSILLAVDGSRNSLRAAAYVGEIAAGAAGYRIELVAVLAPPDRDIYPEAAAFQAERDRRGREAGEALEKAREILVSAGVDPAVVWTRMTSCLDMDLAGTILTVRREAGLGTVVVGRRGLSKAEEFLLGSVSSRVARHAKDFTVWVVG
- the coaE gene encoding dephospho-CoA kinase (Dephospho-CoA kinase (CoaE) performs the final step in coenzyme A biosynthesis.); translated protein: MLSASATRAGRLDAFWRERLGGDGPTRARIQDWIRRGRATVDGATCVRPGQRLRGGERLTLRPEAPRTELAPEADDVAVVYADAHLVVLSKPAGLTVHPAPGRPEGTLVHRLAHHFPDLAGQGGLRPGIVHRLDKDTSGLLVAARTEAARLALCASFAGRLVAKTYLALVHGQPEPASGRIDLPIGRDPAARTRMAVVAKGGREAKSRYRTVWSAPEGGAALVEVDILTGRTHQIRVHLAAIGHPLLGDAVYGPGRAAAFRREAGAAGRLCRRQMLHAWRLSFPHPETGETLSFERPPPADFWRMPLLLSRRAQRVAVVGPPGSGKSTLLGLFAAQGWPVFSADAAVAALYAPGRDGWTVVTRRYGDRFLVPGGREIDKAALLSAMTASEAFRRELMDMIHPLARQALSDFIRENARARVVFAEIPLLFETGWHRAGLFDAILGLARDARTRREALAARPGWSLETAARVEAGQWPEDKKLGLCTLVVENQGDESALAARAGEVLSRLRNMRRDAAWSLAALLARSGYAPARLLRDGGAGPGGEGR
- a CDS encoding rhomboid family intramembrane serine protease codes for the protein MIPLRDNIPRERAPLVTWTIIALNTLLFFYELSLPERMLEVFLHLYGVVPARFTNPTFAAHAGYPDGGFESLFTYMFLHGGWLHFLLNMWVFWVFADNVEDVLGHAGFVVFYVVCGLAALFTHMLFHASSTIPVIGASGAVAGVMGAYFRLFPHARVVTLIPIFIFPFITELPATVFLGIWFFIQLFSGLFDSVGQGQSAPVAFFAHVGGFVAGYLLMRLFGTRRCRYCWRPDEGRYE